In Athalia rosae chromosome 6, iyAthRosa1.1, whole genome shotgun sequence, one DNA window encodes the following:
- the LOC105686842 gene encoding electron transfer flavoprotein subunit alpha, mitochondrial: MLTTCSKVMKNKAQLNTLLQRYRSTLVIAEHNNETLSTITQNALTAARQIGGDVTVLVAGTKCGPVAEAVAKANGVAKVLVAENEVFIGFTPETLTPLILATQKQFNFSHILAGATAFGKALLPRVAAKLDVSPVSDIIAVKSPDTFVRTIYAGNAIQTIKSKDGVKVVSVRGTSFEPAPLEGGNSEIEPAPAGDYKSNSIKFIKQELSKSDRPALASAKIVISGGRGLKSGDNFQLLYKLADKMNAAVGASRAAVDAGFVPNDLQVGQTGKIVAPELYVAVGISGAIQHLAGMKDSKTIVAINKDAEAPIFQVADYGLVADLFKIVPELTEKI; the protein is encoded by the exons ATGTTGACCACTTGTTCCAAAGTGATGAAAAACAAGGCTCAG CTCAATACGCTGTTGCAAAGATATCGGTCGACTCTGGTCATTGCTGAGCATAACAATGAAACTCTGTCCACCATAACTCAGAACGCATTGACTGCAGCAAGACAAATCGGTGGAGATGTGACTGTACTTGTTGCTGGAACAAAATGTGGCCCAGTAGCAGAAGCCGTAGCTAAGGCAAATGGGGTTGCCAAGGTTTTAGTTGCCGAAAATGAAGTCTTTATTGGGTTCACCCCTGAAACATTGACACCACTTATACTGGCTACACAAAAGCAATTTAATTTCAGCCACATTCTTGCTGGAGCTACAGCTTTTGGAAAGGCATTATTACCAAGG GTAGCAGCTAAGCTGGATGTCTCTCCTGTCAGCGATATCATTGCTGTAAAATCTCCAGATACATTTGTTAGAACAATTTATGCCGGTAATGCTATACAGACTATCAAATCTAAGGATGGGGTAAAGGTTGTCTCAGTGAGAGGCACGTCTTTTGAACCAGCGCCGCTGGAAGGAGGGAATTCCGAAATAGAGCCTGCTCCAGCAGGAGATTATAAGTCAAattctataaaatttattaagCAAGAGTTGAGCAAGTCTGACAGGCCAGCTTTGGCATCTGCCAAAATAGTTATATCAGGCGGGCGTGGATTAAAGTCCGGAGATAATTTCCAACTCCTTTACAAACTAGCCGACAAAATGAATGCAGCTGTTGGTGCTTCCCGAGCTGCTGTCGATGCTGGCTTTGTACCGAATGACTTGCAAGTTGGGCAGACTGGAAAAATTGTAGCACCG GAACTTTATGTAGCTGTGGGTATCTCTGGAGCAATTCAGCACCTTGCTGGAATGAAGGACTCGAAGACTATCGTAGCAATAAATAAAGACGCGGAAGCTCCCATTTTTCAGGTTGCTGACTACGGCTTGGTTGCAGATTTGTTCAAAATTGTTCCCGAGTTAACTGAGAAAATCTAG
- the LOC105686844 gene encoding H/ACA ribonucleoprotein complex subunit 3, with amino-acid sequence MYLMYYLNEKRERVYTLKKIDPNGKPTLSAHPARFSPEDKYSKERITIKRRFGLLLTQQPMPTY; translated from the exons atgtatctAATGTATTacttgaacgaaaaaagggaacgtGTCTACACCCTAAAG AAAATTGACCCTAATGGCAAGCCGACTCTGTCTGCGCATCCTG cACGATTTTCACCAGAAGATAAATATTCCAAAGAACGGATCACGATAAAGAGACGGTTCGGACTCCTCTTAACTCAACAACCCATGCCCACATACTGA